From the Lolium rigidum isolate FL_2022 chromosome 2, APGP_CSIRO_Lrig_0.1, whole genome shotgun sequence genome, one window contains:
- the LOC124686072 gene encoding putative F-box/LRR-repeat protein At5g02700 produces MEKEAAALAPAPDKGESSGAKGNGDCDDVTDDLISRLPDAILGTIISLLPTKDGGRTQALSRRWRPLWRSAPLNLEVGTTAAAVLPSAVSQIISRHLGPSRRFSFPGLRAGEFDAELDSWFHSRALANLEELDIGYASRTIRPLPPFLLRSASTLLVLKINKCDFCDQIAPGGINFPRLKQLSLIRVSISGDVLHGLLSGCRALESLFISEVRSARCGPAIWLGAPRISKPLPLSVLRSASTILIAKIWNCDFSDETRPSTMVFPLLVQLSLINVSMSGDVLHGLLSGCHALETLFMSKVRTASCPHVRAPTLRITSPTLRSICLSRRSFGITELVIEDAPCLGRLLIPYSDQDDCVTIRVVKAPKLEILGPIPFRAPKHEVLCDSPDFSKFRIFQGMNLVSSANSMCTVKVLALRSSSCELHAVLNVLRWFPCLEKLCVIFYQHKLKEKKIESQYDQLLPIECLQTHLKKVVFKSYVGTERQQLDFAKFFVLNAKVLNKMEFEGYDDYIISTAACPHKILQVENRASRDAEFEFEFKSSSVR; encoded by the exons ATGGAGAAGGAGGCTGCAGCGTTGGCCCCCGCGCCGGACAAGGGAGAATCCAGCGGAGCCAAGGGGAATGGCGACTGCGACGACGTCACCGACGATCTCATCAGCAGGCTCCCCGACGCCATCCTCGGCACCATCATCTCCCTCCTCCCCACCAAGGACGGCGGCCGCACGCAGGCCCTCTCCCGCCGCTGGCGCCCCCTGTGGCGGTCCGCGCCCCTCAACCTCGAGGtcggcaccaccgccgccgccgtcctcccttCCGCCGTCTCCCAGATAATCTCCCGGCACCTCGGCCCCTCCCGCAGGTTCTCCTTCCCGGGCCTCCGCGCCGGCGAGTTCGACGCCGAGCTGGACAGCTGGTTCCACTCCCGAGCGCTCGCCAACCTCGAGGAGCTCGACATCGGCTACGCGTCCCGGACAATCAGGCCGCTGCCGCCGTTCCTGCTCCGCTCGGCGTCCACCCTCCTCGTCCTCAAGATCAACAAGTGCGATTTCTGCGACCAGATCGCGCCGGGGGGCATCAACTTCCCCCGCCTCAAGCAGCTCTCCTTGATCCGCGTCTCGATATCGGGGGACGTCTTACATGGCCTGCTCTCGGGCTGCCGTGCCTTGGAGAGCTTGTTCATCTCAGAAGTTCGCTCTGCCCGTTGCGGCCCTGCTATCTGGCTGGGTGCTCCTCGGATCAGCAAACCGCTGCCACTGTCCGTTCTCCGCTCCGCATCCACCATCCTCATTGCCAAGATCTGGAATTGCGATTTCTCCGATGAGACCCGGCCGTCCACCATGGTTTTCCCCCTCCTCGTGCAGCTCTCCTTGATCAACGTCTCGATGTCCGGGGACGTCTTACATGGCTTGCTGTCCGGCTGCCATGCCTTGGAGACCTTATTCATGTCAAAAGTCCGGACTGCTAGTTGCCCCCATGTTAGAGCTCCGACTCTTAGGATTACTTCGCCGACTCTTAGGAGCATCTGCCTCAGCCGTAGGTCTTTTGGAATAACAGAACTGGTCATCGAGGATGCTCCTTGCCTCGGAAGATTACTTATACCTTACTCTGATCAGGATGATTGTGTCACTATTCGGGTAGTTAAGGCGCCGAAACTGGAGATATTGGGCCCAATTCCGTTTAGGGCGCCTAAACACGAGGTGTTGTGTGACTCAccggacttctccaaattcagaatCTTCCAG GGAATGAACCTAGTCAGCTCGGCAAACTCCATGTGCACCGTGAAGGTTTTGGCTCTCAGGTCTTCTAGCTGTGAATTGCATGCAGTTCTCAACGTCCTCAGGTGGTTCCCTTGTTTGGAAAAGCTCTGTGTCATT TTTTACCAACataagttgaaggagaagaaaattGAGTCTCAGTATGACCAACTACTTCCAATTGAGTGCCTTCAGACTCATCTAAAAAAAGTGGTGTTTAAGTCATATGTAGGCACTGAGAGACAACAGCTTGACTTTGCCAAGTTCTTTGTTTTGAATGCAAAAGTGCTAAACAAAATGGAATTTGAAGGATATGATGACTACATCATTAGTACAGCGGCTTGTCCACATAAAATTCTACAAGTGGAAAACAGAGCTTCTCGAGATGCTGAGTTTGAGTTTGAGTTCAAGAGTAGTTCTGTTCGTTGA
- the LOC124686074 gene encoding F-box/FBD/LRR-repeat protein At5g53840-like: MEKTEVAAVAAPGPERLDSDGNARKRAESSDRDRDEADSDLISKLPADMLAVIISLLPTKDAGRTQVLSRRWRPLWRAVPLNLDARAKLPGSPAHAHTVPVSAVSTIISQHPGPARRFSFTGFHAGDFDAEMESWFRSRALDKLEELHLCCHTSIDSSSGLPEHSQRLPLSALRSASTLLVTRITGCSFPTDMPSMNFPVLAQLTLLYVLIPGDVFHGLLSSCHALESLYISGVSATAGRLLVTSPTLRSIAFHHWPSAKAAQLVIEDAPHLVRLLIPYDSQYACVTIRVISAPKLEILGPFFPVLSNLIVSQGISPVSSANWTRSVKVLALRSSGFALHAVLNILRWFPSLEKLYVIFRPHKYIEMDKEDDPLYDPLHPIECLQAHLKLVVFKSFVGNEKQVNFARFFVLNAKVVNRIEFELFKYKSESVAYQHQLLQVEKRASRGAEIQFRNQPACSDLDASKHIHDLSVADPFRNCQNWVHA, translated from the exons atggagaagacggaggtcgcggcggtggcggcgcctggCCCCGAAAGGCTAGATTCCGATGGAAACGCACGGAAGCGGGCAGAGAGTAGCGACCGAGACCGCGACGAGGCCGACAGCGATCTCATCAGCAAGCTCCCCGCCGACATGCTCGCCGTCATCATCTCCCTCCTCCCCACCAAGGACGCCGGCCGCACGCAGGTACTGTCCCGCCGGTGGCGCCCCCTGTGGCGCGCCGTGCCTCTCAACCTCGACGCCCGCGCCAAACTCCCCGGAAGTCCAGCACACGCCCACACCGTCCCCGTTTCCGCCGTCTCCACGATCATCTCGCAACATCCTGGCCCCGCCCGGCGGTTCTCGTTCACCGGCTTCCACGCCGGCGacttcgacgccgagatggagaGCTGGTTCCGCTCCCGCGCGCTCGACAAACTCGAGGAGCTCCATCTGTGCTGCCACACTAGCATCGATTCATCATCTGGGCTGCCTGAACACAGCCAACGTCTGCCGCTATCCGCGCTCCGCTCTGCCTCCACCCTCCTCGTTACCAGGATCACCGGTTGCTCTTTTCCTACCGATATGCCGTCCATGAATTTCCCTGTCCTCGCGCAGCTCACTTTGCTCTACGTTTTAATCCCTGGGGACGTCTTCCACGGCTTGCTCTCTAGCTGCCATGCCTTGGAGAGCTTGTACATATCCGGAGTTTCTGCTACTGCTGGTCGCCTCCTTGTTACCTCGCCGACTCTAAGGAGCATTGCCTTCCATCATTGGCCTAGTGCAAAAGCTGCCCAACTGGTCATCGAGGATGCTCCTCACCTTGTAAGGTTACTAATACCTTACGATTCCCAATATGCTTGTGTGACTATCCGGGTAATCAGCGCACCTAAGCTCGAGATATTGGGCCCTTTTTTTCCCGTCCTCTCCAACCTCATCGTCTCACAG GGAATAAGCCCAGTCAGCTCCGCAAACTGGACCCGCAGTGTGAAGGTTTTGGCTCTCAGGTCTTCTGGCTTTGCATTGCACGCAGTTCTTAATATCCTCAGGTGGTTCCCCTCTTTGGAAAAGCTATATGTCATT TTTCGACCACACAAATACATTGAGATGGATAAGGAGGATGACCCTCTGTATGACCCACTACATCCAATCGAATGCCTTCAGGCCCATTTGAAACTTGTGGTATTCAAGTCATTTGTAGGCAATGAGAAGCAGGTTAACTTTGCCAGGTTCTTTGTTTTGAACGCAAAAGTGGTAAACCGAATTGAATTTGaactcttcaagtacaagagtgaatcGGTGGCTTATCAGCACCAGCTGCTACAAGTGGAAAAAAGAGCTTCTCGGGGTGCTGAAATTCAATTTAGGAATCAACCAGCTTGTAGTGATCTCGATGCCAGCAAGCATATCCATGATTTGTCAGTGGCCGACCCCTTCAGAAATTGTCAAAATTGGGTTCATGCCTGA